One genomic region from Sciurus carolinensis chromosome 2, mSciCar1.2, whole genome shotgun sequence encodes:
- the LOC124976782 gene encoding transmembrane protein 121 isoform X6: MVLPPPDRRHVCLTTLVIMGSMAVMDAYLVEQNQGPRKIGVCIIVLVGDVCFLLVLRYVAVWVGAEVRTAKRGYAMILWFLYIFVLEIKLYFIFQNYKAARRGAADPVARKALTLLLSVCVPGLFLLLVALDRMEYVRTFRKREDLRGRLFWVALDLLDLLDMQANLWEPPRTGLPLWAEGLTFFYCYMLLLVLPCVALSEVSMQGEHIAPQKMMLYPVLSLATVNVVAVLARAANMALFRDSRVSAIFVGKNVVALATKACTFLEYRRQVRDFPPPALALELQPPPPQRNSVPPPPPLHGPPGRPHGPSPTREALDT, from the coding sequence ATGGTGCTGCCGCCCCCAGACCGGCGCCACGTGTGCCTGACCACGCTGGTGATCATGGGCAGCATGGCCGTCATGGACGCGTACCTGGTGGAGCAGAACCAGGGCCCGCGCAAGATTGGTGTGTGCATTATCGTGCTGGTGGGAGACGTGTGCTTCCTGCTGGTGTTGCGCTACGTGGCCGTGTGGGTAGGCGCCGAGGTGCGCACGGCCAAGCGCGGCTACGCTATGATCCTCTGGTTCCTGTACATCtttgtgctggagatcaaactctaCTTTATCTTCCAGAACTACAAGGCGGCGCGGCGTGGCGCAGCCGACCCCGTGGCGCGCAAGGCGCTGACGCTGCTGCTGTCGGTGTGCGTGCCAGGCCTCTTCTTGCTACTTGTGGCGCTTGATCGTATGGAGTATGTGCGCACCTTCCGCAAGCGCGAAGACCTGCGCGGCCGTCTCTTCTGGGTGGCCCTCGACCTACTGGACCTGCTGGACATGCAGGCCAACTTGTGGGAGCCGCCGCGCACCGGTTTGCCGCTGTGGGCCGAAGGCCTCACCTTCTTCTACTGCTACATGTTGCTGCTGGTGCTGCCGTGCGTGGCGCTCAGCGAGGTCAGCATGCAGGGCGAGCACATAGCGCCGCAGAAGATGATGCTGTACCCGGTGCTCAGCCTCGCCACCGTCAACGTGGTGGCAGTGCTGGCGCGCGCTGCCAACATGGCGCTCTTTCGTGACAGCCGCGTCTCTGCTATCTTCGTCGGCAAGAACGTGGTGGCGCTGGCCACGAAGGCCTGCACCTTCCTGGAGTACCGCCGCCAGGTGCGCGACTTCCCACCACCTGCGCTTGCGCTGGAGCTGCAGCCACCTCCACCGCAGCGCAACTCTGTTCCGCCGCCCCCGCCGCTGCATGGCCCTCCAGGGCGCCCCCATGGGCCCTCGCCTACCCGTGAGGCGCTGGACACGTGA